A window from Sphingobacterium hotanense encodes these proteins:
- a CDS encoding sialate O-acetylesterase, with product MKLKSLTLGFIASIAMLQTAVAQLRLPHFLSDHMVLQRNTEINFWGWGGANRPVKVIGSWFKDTVSTKVDYNGKWTVKLPAGQAGGPYQVKIISNNETISLNDILLGDVFLCSGQSNMEWGGNQNLKEIMDELPTANNPNIRLLQVSRIAANYPQEDINNSWTTLSAETLKPFSAIGYFIAKELNKELNVPIGVINASWGGTGAEVWTPNHLIVNDPFLLKYAKMQDVNPYRPHEGGVLWNSMIHPYAGYNLTAAYWYQGESNVGYYPSYDKLMKALVTAWRNAWNNDFPFYFVQIAPYAYNSKGEPKGALLRELQSKTALELQKTGMVVITDLVDDVKNIHPNQKKEVAKRLSDMTLAEVYDKPIKNYKSPIYKSHEIKGNQIEVSFYYAEGGLKSKGDITELEIAGADNKYYPAKGTIKGDKLIVQSKEVKNPVSVKFGFSETAMPNLFNSRGLPVSPFRF from the coding sequence ATGAAACTAAAATCACTAACGCTAGGCTTCATTGCCAGCATTGCCATGTTGCAAACTGCTGTAGCACAACTTCGCTTACCACATTTCCTATCCGACCACATGGTTCTTCAACGTAATACAGAAATCAATTTCTGGGGATGGGGAGGTGCGAATCGACCTGTTAAAGTCATCGGATCATGGTTTAAAGATACTGTATCGACTAAAGTAGATTACAACGGCAAATGGACGGTTAAACTTCCAGCAGGGCAAGCTGGCGGACCATACCAAGTAAAAATAATCTCGAATAATGAGACCATCAGCCTTAACGATATTCTATTGGGTGATGTATTCCTATGTTCAGGACAATCTAATATGGAATGGGGCGGGAATCAAAACCTCAAAGAAATCATGGACGAGCTGCCGACGGCCAATAATCCCAATATCCGTTTATTACAAGTAAGCCGCATCGCAGCAAATTATCCGCAAGAGGATATCAACAATAGCTGGACTACCCTGAGCGCTGAAACATTGAAACCTTTCTCCGCTATCGGATACTTTATCGCCAAGGAACTAAATAAGGAATTAAATGTCCCAATTGGTGTCATCAATGCCAGCTGGGGTGGAACGGGTGCTGAAGTATGGACGCCAAACCACCTGATCGTCAATGACCCTTTTCTACTGAAATATGCGAAAATGCAGGATGTAAACCCCTATCGTCCGCACGAAGGTGGCGTTTTATGGAACAGCATGATCCATCCTTATGCCGGATACAACCTGACTGCAGCGTATTGGTACCAGGGCGAAAGTAACGTCGGGTACTACCCTAGCTATGACAAACTTATGAAAGCTTTAGTAACCGCCTGGAGAAATGCATGGAACAACGACTTCCCTTTCTACTTTGTTCAGATCGCACCATACGCATACAATAGTAAGGGTGAACCAAAAGGTGCACTATTGCGCGAACTGCAATCAAAAACTGCCCTCGAACTCCAAAAAACTGGAATGGTTGTCATCACGGACTTAGTCGACGATGTCAAGAACATTCACCCCAACCAAAAGAAAGAGGTTGCAAAACGCCTATCTGATATGACATTAGCAGAAGTCTACGACAAACCCATCAAAAACTATAAATCACCGATATACAAATCCCACGAAATCAAAGGGAATCAAATCGAGGTATCCTTCTACTACGCCGAAGGCGGTCTTAAATCCAAGGGTGATATCACCGAACTGGAAATCGCCGGCGCCGACAATAAATATTACCCCGCAAAGGGAACCATTAAAGGCGATAAGCTGATTGTACAATCCAAAGAAGTGAAAAACCCAGTGTCTGTCAAGTTCGGATTCTCCGAGACAGCTATGCCAAATTTGTTTAACAGCAGAGGATTGCCGGTTTCGCCGTTTAGGTTTTAG
- a CDS encoding MerR family transcriptional regulator: MPYKDREINKLYYTMGEVTEMFGVNASQIRFYEREFDILQPKKNKKGNRLFTQNDISNLKIIFNLVKDKGYTLQGARDFLRSNKNEAKENQRVVDSLEKLKSFLIEVRDSL; encoded by the coding sequence ATGCCTTATAAAGATCGAGAAATTAATAAATTGTATTATACAATGGGAGAGGTAACCGAAATGTTCGGCGTTAATGCTTCACAAATCCGATTCTATGAGCGTGAGTTCGATATCCTACAACCTAAGAAGAACAAAAAAGGAAATCGCCTGTTCACGCAGAATGATATCTCTAATCTCAAGATCATCTTTAACTTAGTAAAAGATAAAGGGTACACCCTTCAAGGTGCGCGCGACTTCTTACGTAGCAACAAGAACGAAGCGAAAGAAAACCAACGTGTGGTAGATTCCCTAGAAAAACTAAAGAGTTTCTTAATTGAAGTCCGCGATAGCTTATAG
- a CDS encoding metallophosphoesterase family protein has product MKIGLISDTHSYLDQAVFTYFEHCDEIWHAGDFGSMEVIEQLRDFKPLRGVFGNIDDKAIRLEYPENLRFHCEGVDVWMTHIGGYPGKYSPLVREEIKKNPPKLFICGHSHILKVQFDQKLGLLHLNPGAAGKQGWHQVRTLMRFDINGDKIENLEVIELNPRY; this is encoded by the coding sequence ATGAAGATAGGACTGATATCGGATACACATAGCTACTTGGACCAAGCGGTATTTACCTACTTTGAGCATTGCGATGAGATTTGGCATGCTGGTGATTTCGGAAGTATGGAGGTCATTGAACAACTGCGTGATTTTAAGCCCTTGCGTGGCGTATTTGGTAATATAGACGATAAGGCTATTCGACTAGAATATCCAGAAAACTTGCGCTTCCACTGTGAGGGTGTTGATGTTTGGATGACGCATATCGGTGGTTATCCAGGGAAATATTCGCCTTTGGTTCGTGAGGAGATCAAGAAAAACCCGCCCAAGCTTTTTATATGCGGACATTCCCATATTCTGAAGGTTCAATTTGATCAGAAACTAGGTTTATTGCATCTCAATCCGGGTGCTGCCGGGAAACAAGGCTGGCATCAAGTCAGAACACTGATGCGCTTTGACATTAATGGCGATAAGATTGAAAATTTGGAAGTGATTGAGCTGAATCCGCGTTATTAG
- a CDS encoding tRNA1(Val) (adenine(37)-N6)-methyltransferase encodes MGSIFQFKQFAVDQQDCPMRINTDGVILGAYASADSPQHILDIGTGTGVIALMLAQRFEDATVTGVEIDELAAHTAKENFTASPFVDRLELVNSDIFLWNPSINYDLIVSNPPFYINSLHNPDARRKTAKHTDVAFFEGLLRFVALHLKSTGKLQIIVPVELKDFLVSMAATQGLHLLEELKIRSFDDAEPIRLILSFAKTQIIEISSENFVIYRNRGEHSDAYRQLLKPFFLAF; translated from the coding sequence ATGGGAAGTATTTTCCAATTTAAGCAGTTTGCGGTAGATCAACAGGATTGCCCCATGCGCATCAATACGGATGGCGTGATTCTGGGCGCTTATGCGTCTGCAGATTCCCCACAGCATATTTTGGATATTGGAACGGGGACCGGTGTGATTGCTTTAATGTTGGCACAGCGCTTTGAAGACGCTACGGTTACCGGGGTAGAGATCGATGAACTAGCCGCGCATACCGCCAAAGAGAATTTTACGGCATCTCCATTCGTAGATCGTTTAGAATTGGTGAACTCCGATATTTTCCTTTGGAATCCCTCAATTAATTACGACCTGATTGTTTCGAATCCACCTTTTTACATCAATTCCCTGCACAACCCCGATGCTAGACGTAAAACGGCCAAACATACGGATGTTGCGTTCTTCGAAGGTTTATTACGCTTCGTCGCATTACATTTAAAGAGTACTGGGAAACTGCAGATAATCGTTCCTGTGGAGCTTAAAGACTTTCTGGTCAGCATGGCAGCAACTCAGGGTTTACATTTGCTAGAGGAGCTTAAAATACGTTCATTCGACGACGCAGAGCCCATTCGCTTAATCTTAAGCTTCGCGAAAACGCAGATAATAGAAATTTCATCGGAAAATTTTGTGATCTACAGGAATCGGGGCGAGCATTCAGATGCCTATAGACAATTATTAAAACCCTTCTTTTTAGCTTTTTAG